The Cryobacterium roopkundense sequence GCGAGCACGATCTCGGTCACTGGGCGAGCGGATGCGAAACGTCCGGAGTCCAGACCGAGGAGCGCCAGCTCGTGCCCGTCGAGACGCAACCGCAGATATCGGGACACGCAGGCGTTGACGATGCGCCATCGTTCACGTTCGCCGGGGCGGGCCGTCATGGTGGGCCCGAGCTGCCCGTTGATCAGAACCAGAGCTCCCTCACGACCTGACATCTTCTCCGTCGCCCGTGCTGCGGCCGGTGCTCCTGTCGAGTCGACGGTGATGTCGGAGATCACGAGCAGGCGATCCCTGCTCGCGGGGATCGGAATCGGATCTTCGACAACGATTGCTCCGTACAGGCCGCCGAACACCTGGTCGGCGACCAACCCGTGATGGTGAGGGTGATACCAGTACACGCCGGGGGGATGGTTCGCCGGCAGCTCGTATCGATAGTCGAAGGAGTCTCCGCCCGGGACAGTGACGAACATGTTGTCGCCGTTGCCTTCGGGGGAGACGTGTAGGCCGTGCACGTGAAGGTTGCTCGGGTCCGTGAGATCGTTGCGCAGACTCACACCCAGGGCATCGCCCGCGCGAAGGCGCAGCGTCGGTCCGGGCACCCCGTCGTTGTAGGTGAGCGCGCGCACCGAGCGCCCGGCGAGGGTCACCTGTCGGGCTGCGGCGTTGAGGGTGACGGCCAGGGCGCCATCCGTGCTGTGTAGCTCGAGAGGTTCCAGGAGTTCGGTGCCGCTCGCGGACGCGGCCGTTGGAGGGGACGAGACTTTTTGGGTGACAAGCAGGCCCGTTCCGCCGACGGCCACACCTGCAAGCCCCACGCCGCCCAGAATCAGGGCATTGCGCCGGGTGAGCGGGCGCACTATCTACCCTCGTCGAGCATCCGCAGGTGGTCGCGATATTGCTCGGCGGTCAGCTCCCCTCGCGCGAAACGCTCATCCAGGATGCGTCGGGCACCGGTCGGCTCTGGCGAATTGGGGACCGAGGGGGGTGGTGCGCCCGTGTTCGCGAGAAGACGAACGACGACGTACATAATCACCGCTAGGCCCGCGATCGCGAGCAATCCGAAGACCCACGACCAGCCCATCGTTCCCAGGCCCCACATCATCAGCTCGCCCCTTCGTCGACTCCGTCGCCGCCATATTATACCCGTGGGGGGTATTAGCGCGGTGCTCAGCCCAGATAAACTCCGCGGGAACTCATGAACGTCTCGGGGTTGAGCATGGTTCCGTCCACTCGGATCTCAAAGTGCACGTGGCATCCGCTTGAGGATCCGGTGGAACCCACCAAAGCGATGACCTGGCCGGCGGCGACGCTTTGCCCAGTGTCGACGAGGAGTTCGCTGCTGTGGGCGTATCCGGACTCCACGCCATCGCCGTGGTCGATGAGGATCCACTGACCGTAGGACCCCCGATAACCTGACTCCACAACGGTTCCTCCCGTCGCGGCGAACACGGGCTGGCCGCAAGGGGCGGCGATGTCGGTTCCGTTGTGGTGGTCCCCGACGCCTTCGACCGGCTTGTCCGGGCGAGGACCGAAGGTGCTCGTGATGCGGCCGAGCGCGGGCAAGGCCCAACCCTGGTCTGTGAGCTGGCTCTGATCGAGACTGGCCCACTGTCCGTTGTCGGCGATCTCGGTGAACGACGCGGGCGTCGGCGTGGGCTTGGGAATGTCGGTCACCGTGAAGCCATCGCGTTCGAGGGGAGACGACTGCGCCTGGGAGAAGGTGAGGCTTTGCGTGTCTGCGGAGTCGGCCGCCGTGGGCATGGCCGTCAGCGCCGTACCCGGGTTCACCGCCAGGGCGGGCAGGGTTGCGCTCACGGTGAAGAGGGCGATCATCGCCATGGCGCCAACGGCAGCCGCCCGGCTGCGAATCGAGGCCCGTTTCGTCGCGGTTCGCGCGGGCCTCGGCTGACGCGGAAGGGATCGGCTCGCGCGCACCCGGTTCTCGAGCGCACGAAGGTCTCGCCGAGACATCGTCGGTGAGCCGGCGCTATCCACGCAAGGCCGCGGGGTGACTGACGTGCGGAGGAGAGAGGAAAAGCATTGAAAGAATCCTTGCGGGGGTGTGGAAAATGGAACAGGGCGCAGGCACGACGGTGCCTTCGCCAGTCGACGGGTGGACAGGCGCACCGTCGTGGTGGCCCGCTGCAGGGGGGAGAAGCTCCGCCATGTGTTGATACCTGCGCGGTCGGAGGCACCCAAGTCTTATGTTGAACGTTAGCTCATCGTCCCCTGTGGAGCCTGAGAGCGTTGTCGAGTTGGGCTGGCTCCGCCCTGCCGCGGAGGCTAGATGCGTTTCGTGCTGCCGCGGCCCAGGCGCACGGGCAGCGCCATGAGGGGCCCCACGAAGCGTCGCTGCAGCCGGCGCGCGGGGCCCCAGACGTACTGCACAACATACTGGGCCAGGATGGCGCCGGCAGCGAGTGCGAGCGCCACCGCGGCCGCGGTCAGCAGGTTGAGGAGGCCGTTAATATCGCCGTTCGAGAGTTGCAGCAGCCCGCGGAACAGGATGAGCCCCGGCACGAGCGGCACGAGAGCGGTGACCATGATCACGAGGGGCGGGGTTCGCACGATGCGGGCCGCCACGGACGCCGCGAGGCCCACGCCGATGGCGCTCATGCCCGAGGCCCAGACCAGCCCGAGGCCGGCCAGGTCGCCGATCAGGTAGAGGAACTCGGCGAGGGCGCCCAGCAAGCACACCACCCACCACGCCCGCCACGGCACCTGCACGGCCAGGCTGAAGCCAATGACGATCACAACGGATGCCGCAAGAAGCAACGGCAGATCGAGCAGAGTCGGCACCCACCGCGACTGCACGGTGAGATCGAGTCCGAATCGGCTCACGAACAGGGTGGCGCCAGCGACACCGGTGACGAGGCCGCCGGTAATGAGCACGGCCTCCACCATGCGGGCGGTGCCGGTGAGGTAGAACCCTGAGAGTGTGTCATGCACCGCGCCGAACGTGGTCACCCCGGCGAGCAGCATGATGATGGTCGCGACCACGACGATGGACGGGTTGACCGTGGGATCGATGATGTGCACGATCGCGGCGGCGAGTGGCCCCATGGCGCCGCCGACCACGGTCTGGTAGAAGAGGGGAACCTGGCGGTGGTCAAGGGTTGTCGTGATCAGGTCGATGAGGTAGGTCGCGATGAACGCGGCCATCATGACGACGGGCCCGCCGCCGATCAGTACGGCAGCGCCGGCGCCCACGAGGCTCCACCCCAGACGACGGAAGCGCACGGTCACCTGCGGCTTGGAACTCACGATGATGGCCAAGCGCTTCCGCGCCTCGGCGATGTCTACAGGGTGCTCGATGAGTTCGGCGATCAGCTCAGACGTGAGGGTGAGCTTCGTGTAGTCCAGGGTGCGGTACTTCACGTTACGGCTACGCGTGATGGACTCGTGGGTGGCCTGGTCCTCCTGCGTGAGGGTGATGATCGTGTGCGTGATGTTCGCCTCGGTGCCCTTGAGCCCGTAGGCACGCGTGAGCGCTTCCATCGCGGCAGTGGCGTCTTCCGCGCCGGCGCCGGCCGTGAAAATGACCTCCGCGAGGCGCATTGTGAGGTCGAGAACCGCGCGTGTATAGGCGGCGTGATCGAGCGGGATTGCCCCTGTGAGGTCATTCATCTGGGCAGGGGGCTATCAGGAAGAAACGCGATCACTTCCCGAGTTTACGTGACCCTTGCGCCTGCGTGTGAACAGCCGAACTATCAGGAGCACACCGAGCCCGAGAACGGCGATTGCGCCGATCCACGGGACGGCCACGCCGATGG is a genomic window containing:
- a CDS encoding threonine/serine ThrE exporter family protein, with the translated sequence MNDLTGAIPLDHAAYTRAVLDLTMRLAEVIFTAGAGAEDATAAMEALTRAYGLKGTEANITHTIITLTQEDQATHESITRSRNVKYRTLDYTKLTLTSELIAELIEHPVDIAEARKRLAIIVSSKPQVTVRFRRLGWSLVGAGAAVLIGGGPVVMMAAFIATYLIDLITTTLDHRQVPLFYQTVVGGAMGPLAAAIVHIIDPTVNPSIVVVATIIMLLAGVTTFGAVHDTLSGFYLTGTARMVEAVLITGGLVTGVAGATLFVSRFGLDLTVQSRWVPTLLDLPLLLAASVVIVIGFSLAVQVPWRAWWVVCLLGALAEFLYLIGDLAGLGLVWASGMSAIGVGLAASVAARIVRTPPLVIMVTALVPLVPGLILFRGLLQLSNGDINGLLNLLTAAAVALALAAGAILAQYVVQYVWGPARRLQRRFVGPLMALPVRLGRGSTKRI
- a CDS encoding multicopper oxidase family protein translates to MRPLTRRNALILGGVGLAGVAVGGTGLLVTQKVSSPPTAASASGTELLEPLELHSTDGALAVTLNAAARQVTLAGRSVRALTYNDGVPGPTLRLRAGDALGVSLRNDLTDPSNLHVHGLHVSPEGNGDNMFVTVPGGDSFDYRYELPANHPPGVYWYHPHHHGLVADQVFGGLYGAIVVEDPIPIPASRDRLLVISDITVDSTGAPAAARATEKMSGREGALVLINGQLGPTMTARPGERERWRIVNACVSRYLRLRLDGHELALLGLDSGRFASARPVTEIVLAPGNRADLLVTVTGGDAALRALNYDRGTAGGMMGGGISPAGGDMSLATFRVAGETVAAAAAVPAQPTPRDLRTATVTARRELVFSMGMGGMGGAMMAPTINGRAFDAARIDETVQLGSVEDWLLTNTSTLDHPLHLHVWPMQIVEEGGQPVDTVIWQDVVNIPARSTTRVRIAFSDFSGRTVYHCHILDHEDAGMMGVVEAR
- a CDS encoding M23 family metallopeptidase — translated: MAMIALFTVSATLPALAVNPGTALTAMPTAADSADTQSLTFSQAQSSPLERDGFTVTDIPKPTPTPASFTEIADNGQWASLDQSQLTDQGWALPALGRITSTFGPRPDKPVEGVGDHHNGTDIAAPCGQPVFAATGGTVVESGYRGSYGQWILIDHGDGVESGYAHSSELLVDTGQSVAAGQVIALVGSTGSSSGCHVHFEIRVDGTMLNPETFMSSRGVYLG
- a CDS encoding SHOCT domain-containing protein yields the protein MMWGLGTMGWSWVFGLLAIAGLAVIMYVVVRLLANTGAPPPSVPNSPEPTGARRILDERFARGELTAEQYRDHLRMLDEGR